Proteins found in one Methylobacterium sp. CB376 genomic segment:
- a CDS encoding universal stress protein has protein sequence MYQHILVPTDGTSISASAVKNAVSLAKTVGAKVTVLTVVARFPALPLGASNPYVDEFTRHAHADADRRLTEAEQEAKRVGVSCEVVKVEDRQPYEAIIETAEARGCDLIAMASHGRRGFSALVIGSETMKVLTHSKLPVLIYR, from the coding sequence ATGTACCAGCACATCCTTGTCCCGACTGACGGGACGTCGATTTCCGCCTCGGCCGTAAAGAACGCCGTGTCGCTCGCCAAGACTGTCGGTGCAAAGGTGACGGTGCTCACGGTAGTCGCGCGGTTCCCGGCATTGCCTTTGGGGGCCTCAAACCCATACGTGGATGAGTTCACGCGCCATGCACATGCCGACGCCGATCGTCGTCTCACAGAGGCCGAGCAGGAAGCCAAGCGGGTCGGTGTCTCTTGCGAGGTCGTGAAAGTCGAGGACCGGCAACCGTATGAGGCCATCATCGAAACCGCCGAGGCCCGCGGCTGTGACCTCATCGCCATGGCCTCGCATGGCCGTCGTGGCTTTTCTGCCCTCGTTATTGGCAGCGAGACCATGAAGGTTCTCACGCACTCCAAATTGCCCGTTTTAATCTACCGCTGA